The DNA window GGAGCAGGAAAAGTCCCAAAAGTTCGATGAACGAACtcatttttgttgaatttctTTCGTCACTGGTCTGTTTTGctcgtccttttttttgtttttgatatttatCCTTTGATTAAGGCAGATTGCAGTCTTTTAGGTGCGTTTTGAGAGGCTGAGTATATAAAAcggggttttttttaaattaaatttaattagtttaaaaaaaaattgtatttttttgtagtaTTAAGAGttaattttgattattaaGAGATATTAGGGCCGCCATTTAAGGGTTAAGGATTACAGTTTTAGAAGcactttttattgtttttttttaagaaatttttaaaaattttattataaaaaagatttttaaaatttaataaaaaatcaattaaaattaattatttattaatataaaacaaagGATTTAACGGTAATTTTTTGAGAAGCACcgctttttttcttgttttgttgtgttttgtgtttcAAACAAAGTGAGAGCAAGAGAGAGCGGGAGAGCAGGAGAGAGGATGCTAGAATGCAGAGAGCTGGGCAGAGTTTGTTGCTTTTTCTTATTGTTCTTATTTCTTATTGTAtgttttgtctttttttttttttttttttttactattatTAACAATTACGCGAGTGCAACAAACCGCAACAAcacaaatgaataaaaaaataaaaccaaaacacacacagagagaaaaaaaatcaatttaaatttgcGCCCAGCAGACGgcaaagaagaagaagaatgCAAACCTGCATTTGCATAGAGAATGCGAAATGGGTGCAGAAGACAAAGATAACGGGGCAACAACTAAAGTGGATATCATTTGATCAATTATTGatgggaaaaaataaatgatttataAATGTCTGTGTCTAGTTccctttcatttttttttttgctaaaagCATAGGCAAATATTATTCGACAAGACATCTGGCACGAAAACAAAATAAGCAAACTAAGAAAATAAACTACAAGGGGGGTTGAAttaaaagagagagagagagagagcgggtGGTAGCGGAAAGCACGCAAGAGACACGCCAAGGATAATAGCAACAAAACACACTCGAAAACCCGCACGGCAAAATAAATTCCacacataaataaaaaaaaaaaaaacataaataaatggtttcttcttcttgtttttttttttttgtgttgcaaGCGTCGCGTCTATACAATTAAATAAAGCAATTTCAATATAATACAATTGCGGGACACAACAAACACAACaataagaacaacaacaacaacaaaaagcacAATATCTCACTGGGTTGTTTCTTCCCGATTCTCGTTTCTCTTTCACTTAATAGTGTCTTGATTTTTTGGGCTTCTATTGGGGCATTCTACTTGTGCATTTTATTAAATGGCATTACGTTTTCTTTTCTATTGTATTTCACTTTTAAccgtttttcctttttttttttgtccggCACTCGCGGCACTACCAGTCGTTCCGTATGTACTGCCGTATTTGTTTTGATTCGATTCGTACGTTGGTGTCGCCTCCGTGACGGGGCAgcaggaataaaaaaaaaataacaatgtgCCAGAGAGAGCCGTGGCGGCGAAATTAAAATGGCCCTGATTTTCGGGGGTTGGCCAAGTTTTAAGCCAGGCGGGAGGGTTTATATCGAAATAGCGATGAGTCCAATGAAAAGTAATAATTGTATCGTTGGTATTTTCTTGCCAAAATACTAAACTATCGATTAAAATATCGAAACAGCAGACACTGCTAGCTGAATCTAGCAGGAAAATAGCTAAAAAGGCTGACTTTCCTAGAGATGGTGATTACTAACTTATCGTTTCAGTTATCGATATGTCTTTTAGCTtaaagtttttcaaatttacCATCACTATGGTAAGTGTATTCACTAAAACGCAATTGGTTTGCGAAATGGCTAATTAGATTAccgccaaattttataattaaattttgaaaagtttctaagttattttaataagttttcTTAAGTTAAAGGTAACTTAAATAGTGTCAAGTTGTTTTcaaagataaaataaaactagaaATCCATCAAAGAATATCATAAATTATTAACACGCGCGACTTATGCTCGGCCAATGGTAAAAGCGGGGAGATTAGATAATTCCAAGCTATAAAAACGGGTCAGCGGTTCTTCAGCCGCTCATATCAAGCTCATATCAAGCAGGTCAAACAATACGTGAATtccaatttttgaattttagattttcatttttcggAGACCTTAAGAACTTTCCAAGATGTCCTCCGGAGGTAAGTAAGTATAGCAGTAAGTATAGCAAGATCTGAAAGGTAAACTAAGGAATAATATAGAATTCTAGGGtaaatttttagttaaaagTATGGGATATACGTATTCCCACCTCTTATCTTAgtagaaatataataaaataacacccgaaatattttttttaaaagcctaTATAGTTGAAGGCTACAAAGTGGGCGAGATCCTAAACGAGGGCAAGACCAAGATAGTCTACGATCACCCGAGCTACCGAAAACACTGTGTACTCTGGAGCAAGGATCGCATTACAGCTGGGAATGGGGTCAAGGCCCACGATATCGAGGGCAAGGGCGAGATCTCCAATACCACCAACGGCCAGGTGTTCCAACTTCTCAAGACGGCAGGTGAGCTTACATAAGGGGGGGGCTATCATATAGTTCCttcgattttttgtatttttctttgtttagGTATTTCTACCCACTATGTTGAGTCGTATGGATCGAAGGCCTTCATCGCCCTCAAGTGCCAAATGCTACCCATTGAGTGGGTAATTCGACGCCTCGCCTTCGGATCTTTCCTTAGACGGAACGTGGGCGTGCCGGAGGGCTATAGGTAGGTAACCTTGAAAGCTCTACTCTTTCCAAAGAAAATTATCGTTTTTCACATTCCATGCCTTTTCTAATCCCTCTTTTCTTTTAGATTCTCTCCTCCGAAACAGGAGACCTTCTTCAAGGATGATGCCAACCATGATCCCCAGTGGAGCGAGGAGCAGATCGTGTCCGCCAAGTTCGAGCTCAATGGCCTGGTGATCGGTGAGTCCCAAGCCCCAACTAACCAGCCCCACAAGACCTAACTGTAATACTTCCTGCAGGTCAAGATGAAATCGACATAATGCGTAGAACCGCCCTGGTGGTCTTTGAAATCCTAGAGAGGGCATGGCAGACTAAGAACTGCACCCTGGTGGACATGAAAGTGGAGTTCGGTATCGATGTCGATGGCAACATAGTCCTGGCCGATATCATTGACTCTGATTGCTGGCGCTTGTGGCCTTCGGGGGACAAACGTCTGATGGTGGATAAGGAGACCTATCACGTTCTGACGGACGTAACTGCCAGCGATCTGGACACCGTGAAGCAGAACTTCACTTGGGTGTCAAAGCAATTGGACGACATTATTCCCCAAAAGGATCATCTCGTTGTGGTCCTGATGGGCAGTGCCTCCGACACAAGGCACAGCGAAAAGATCGCAACCAGCTGCCGCTCCCTGGGCCTAAACGTCGTGCTCCGAGTGACCTCCGCCCACAAGGGATCCGAGGAGACGCTGCGCATCGTCCGGAAATACGAGTCCGTGATCCAGAACCTCATATTCGTGGTCGTGGAGGGGCGTTCGAATGGTCTGGGTGCCGTCGTGTCGGGCAGCACCAACTATCCGGTCATCAACTGTCCGCCCGTGGAGTCCAACAGCAGCCTGAATTTTCCTTCGGAACTGGGCTGCATCCTGAATCCTGAGGCGGCGGCCCGGCATGCTGCCACCATCCTGGGTCTTGGGAGCTTCATGGTCTGGTCCAAGCTGAGGGCCAAGGACCTCAACAGCTTCATCACCCTGAAGAAGGCCGACAAGAAGCTATTGAAAGAAGGTTCTAGCGACTGGATCTAGCAGTAAAATGGCTAGATGGGCTGCCTCTCCTAGAGATGGTGATTagtactttaaaatttaagttatCGATATGTCTGTATTTTCAAATTTACCATCTCTATGGTAAATGTATTTACTAAAACTGAATTGGTTTGTGAAATGGCTAATTAGATTACCGCcaaatttgaaaatgaaaCGTAGAAAGGTTTCCAAGtcatttaaaaaagttttcttaagTTTAAAGCAGTTAAAATAGTTTCGAAAATGTTTTGAAATACATGgatttaaatcaaataaaaaaaaaatatacaaaaatatactcttatgcagttttttagctttttgttAATTAAGTATAACTTTATAATAACTATAAACTGTACTTTTAAATAAGTAATTCGCCTTTTAAAGACATCAAGTGGTATGGGAAACTTGAAAACTAAAACCAGAGTTTTCCGGTCCTTATTTTTTCCGCTTGTGACGTGTTTTGCgtataaaaaactatacgaATTAATTCTCGAATTGTTGGCAAGCCTTTTGACAGCCAGAAAGAGATGATTTAGATGCGATTTGTGCACTTGGCAACCAAAagctaaaaaactaaaatgcgaaatggaaaatgcaaaaatgcgAAGGCGAATAATCGTAGGGATCCGCCGACCTTTGACCTGCGGAAAACGTGTGTGTCAGGAATAGGAATCAGTGttgaaatagtttttattttattgatagACCCCAGACTTggggcaaaacaaaaacaaaaatatttttgtttacattATGTGATGTGACAGCTTTCCATTGATTTGATGACGCGCCCACCATTATCTCTCGACTTTTCTGAACAGTCCGTGTGGGGAGGTGGCTCTAATCGGACTTGAACGGAAAAAAAGACTGAAAAACGCTTAGgtggtgaaaaaaaaaaaacacacacaatcGTTATGTCAGTATGtcatttgattaaaaaaaatacactatttttaaattgaattaaaaatatatagtaataagttataaaatggaaataaatcaaaatatatCATAGATTATCGATAACTATCGATTGAATATATCGAAAGAGATTCTATATAGAGAGAttctttttgtaaaaaaataaagaaaacaaagaaaactaACCAACTAACCCTATAGAATTGCAGGGTATATGAATTTCCATGTTGCCAAGCCCACGCACACACCGACACACACGGCGTATACTCGATCTGGGCAATGGTAGTGGTGGGGCGATAAGAAAACGCGATCGCCGGGCAAGCCAATAAAGTCGCGCCGGCGGTTCTGCAGCCGCTCAGTCAGTTTCAAGCTGCGACGGAGAGCAGAGTCCCAAAGAGAGAACGTACTACAGAAGTGGGGTGGGAGCACCAAAAAACGCGAATATAAAGCACAAAGCGAGGCACGCAACACGTGAATATCCAGAATCAGAATTAAATTGGAAGAGAGAGCCAGTGATCTTAAAGAACATTCCAAGATGTCCACCACATCCAGTAAGTATAGCAAGATCGGAGATCGAAAGATTATTATAATAccgctctctcgctctctctgACAGTTGAAGGCTATAAACTGGGCAAGATCCTGATCGAGGGCAAGACCAAGCAGGTCTACGATCTACCCGAACAGCCAGGACTCTGCCTGCTCTTGAGCAAGGATCGCATTACAGCTGGGGATGGCGTGAAGGCGCACGATCTCGAGGGCAAGGCCGAGATCTCCAATACCACCAACGGCCAGGTGTTCCGACTCCTCAACGAGGCGGGTATTCGTACCGCCTATGTGAAGCAGTGCGGATCGAAGGCCTTCATCGCCCGCAAGTGCCAAATGATACCCATTGAGTGGGTAACGCGACGCCTCGCCACCGGATCTTTCCTAAAACGGAACGTGGGCGTGCCGGAGGGCTATAGGTTGGTAACCGAACCGATTCCACGGGGGTTATCGCCATCTGATCTTTTGAGAATTTTGCCCGATTTGTGGTAAACAAATTTAAGTGCAATCGATGCATCGAGTCGAGGTCAACGACTGGCGGCTGATAAGGCGCCTCCACCGGACTCGATCCGAACCCAAATCCGAAACCGAATAACATTGCTAATGTCATAGAAAGCCTATTGCTTTAACCCCCATCCCCTCTTTTTCTTTTAGATTCTCTCCTCCGAAGCAGGAGACCTTCTTCAAGGACGATGCCAACCATGATCCCCAGTGGAGCGAGGAGCAGATCGTGTCCGCCAAGTTCGAGCTCAATGGCCTGGTGATCGGTGAGTCCCAAGCCCCAACTAACCAGCCCCACATGACCTAACTGTAATACTCCCTGCAGGTCAAGATGAAGTCGATATTATGCGCAGGACTACCCTGCTGGTCTTTGAAATCCTGGAGCGGGCATGGCAGACTAGGGACTGCGCCCTGATCGACATGAAGGTGGAGTTCGGTATCGATGCCGATGGCAACATAGTCCTGGCCGACATCATCGATTCCGACTCGTGGCGCTTGTGGCCCTCGGGGGACAAACGCCTCATGGTGGACAAGCAGGTCTACAGGAATCTCACGGCCGTAACGGCCAGCGATCTGGACACCGTGAAGCGCAACTTCATTTGGGTGGCCCAGCAATTGGCCGATATTATCCCCAAGAAGGATCACCTGGTCGTTGTCCTGATGGGCAGTGCCTCCGACACGTCGCACAGCGAAAAGATCGCCACCAGCTGCCGCTCCCTGGGCCTCAATGTCGAGCTCCGAGTGACCTCCGCCCACAAGGGACCCGAGGAGACGCTGCGCATCGTCCGGGAGTACGAGTCCGTCATCCAGAACCTCATCTTCGTGGCCGTGGCGGGACGATCGAACGGCCTGGGGCCCGTCGTATCGGGCAGCACCAACTATCCGGTCATCAACTGTCCGCCCGTGAAGTCCGACAACATGCAGGTGGATGTCTGGAGCAGCCTGAATCTGCCCTCGGGTCTGGGCTGTGCCACCGTTCTGTATCCTGAGGCGGCGGCCCTGCATGCCGCCACCATCCTGGGCCTTGGCAACTTCATGGTCTGGTCCAAGCTGCGGGTCAAGGCCCTCAACAACTTCATCACCCTGAAGAAGGCCGACAAGGAGCTGCGCGGCGTCCGCAATGCCTAGGTGCCTAGGTGCCTAGGGGGGAACTGCCAATCGAGAGGGTCTGCTAGGACTCCTGGGAATCCTGCTCCGAAAGGACCTGCTCGGCtctcatcatttttttttgttttctgattttattttagtattaAGGAAAGCATGACTTGAACTAGTTATACCTGGTACTGCCAGGGTGCTAGTCCCTCGAAATACCTattaataaaaagaatatatacaattttagagatttttatgattttaaggGGGTTATTATTAtcctattatatatataagggCTATtatcctatatatatatcatatataacACTATTTTATCAATGGAATTGGAAGTTCttataaaatctttatatattttatattccttttttttttctaaaaatttaatttgtttttaaaaatttaagttttgtttttaactttattttaacAACCGTTAGGTTTTAAATCAAGACTATGTTTTAagacttattttttatagttaaGACTGcattttaagatttatttcagAAATTTAAGACCAActttcatatatttttgtggttaatatttctttaaaaattaataaagctctgtaaaataaataaatttatagatattatgtttatgttaatgttttttttttacttactaaataaataattagtaAAAGCTtacatttttagtggaaaaacaaagaaaaaaagatattaactttattaaagatatcatttaat is part of the Drosophila bipectinata strain 14024-0381.07 chromosome XL, DbipHiC1v2, whole genome shotgun sequence genome and encodes:
- the LOC108124152 gene encoding bifunctional phosphoribosylaminoimidazole carboxylase/phosphoribosylaminoimidazole succinocarboxamide synthetase-like, which gives rise to MSSGAYIVEGYKVGEILNEGKTKIVYDHPSYRKHCVLWSKDRITAGNGVKAHDIEGKGEISNTTNGQVFQLLKTAGISTHYVESYGSKAFIALKCQMLPIEWVIRRLAFGSFLRRNVGVPEGYRFSPPKQETFFKDDANHDPQWSEEQIVSAKFELNGLVIGQDEIDIMRRTALVVFEILERAWQTKNCTLVDMKVEFGIDVDGNIVLADIIDSDCWRLWPSGDKRLMVDKETYHVLTDVTASDLDTVKQNFTWVSKQLDDIIPQKDHLVVVLMGSASDTRHSEKIATSCRSLGLNVVLRVTSAHKGSEETLRIVRKYESVIQNLIFVVVEGRSNGLGAVVSGSTNYPVINCPPVESNSSLNFPSELGCILNPEAAARHAATILGLGSFMVWSKLRAKDLNSFITLKKADKKLLKEGSSDWI
- the LOC108124151 gene encoding bifunctional phosphoribosylaminoimidazole carboxylase/phosphoribosylaminoimidazole succinocarboxamide synthetase, with the translated sequence MSTTSIEGYKLGKILIEGKTKQVYDLPEQPGLCLLLSKDRITAGDGVKAHDLEGKAEISNTTNGQVFRLLNEAGIRTAYVKQCGSKAFIARKCQMIPIEWVTRRLATGSFLKRNVGVPEGYRFSPPKQETFFKDDANHDPQWSEEQIVSAKFELNGLVIGQDEVDIMRRTTLLVFEILERAWQTRDCALIDMKVEFGIDADGNIVLADIIDSDSWRLWPSGDKRLMVDKQVYRNLTAVTASDLDTVKRNFIWVAQQLADIIPKKDHLVVVLMGSASDTSHSEKIATSCRSLGLNVELRVTSAHKGPEETLRIVREYESVIQNLIFVAVAGRSNGLGPVVSGSTNYPVINCPPVKSDNMQVDVWSSLNLPSGLGCATVLYPEAAALHAATILGLGNFMVWSKLRVKALNNFITLKKADKELRGVRNA